The Victivallis lenta DNA segment CGTGAAACTGCCGCTGACCGATCGTGAAATTCCGATCATCGGCGACGTGCACGCCGACCCGGCCAAAGGAACCGGCTGCGTGAAGATCACCCCCGCACACGACCCGAACGACTTCGAAGTCGGCAAGCGTCACAACCTCGAGGTCATCAATGTCATGAATCCGGACGCCACGCTGAATGCCCGCGCCGGCGCGAAGTTCGAGGGACTCGACCGTTTCGCGGCGCGCGAACTCGCCGTCAGGATGATGGAGGAGCAGGGGCTCGTCGAAAAGGTCGAGGATATCCGCCATGCCGTCGGCTACTCCGAGCGCGGCGACGTTCCGATCGAGACGCTGGTCAGCTACCAGTGGTTCTGCAATATGAAGGAGCTTGCGAAGCCCGCGATCGAAGCGGTTCAGTCCGGCAGGATCAAGTTCCATCCGGAACGCTGGAGCAAGACCTATTTCCACTGGATGGAGAATATTCAGGACTGGTGCATTTCGCGCCAGATCTGGTGGGGACACCGGATTCCGGCCTGGTACAACGACGCGACCGGCGAGGTCTACGTCGGCGAAGAAGCTCCGGCCGCGCCCGGCGAATGGCGGCAGGAGGAGGATGTGCTCGACACCTGGTTCAGCAGCTGGCTCTGGCCGTTCTCGATCATGGGCTGGCCGGAGAAGACGGAGGAGCTGAAGTACTTCTATCCGACCGGCGACCTGGTGACCGGGCCGGACATCATCTTCTTCTGGGTTGCGCGCATGATCATGGCGGGCTGCGAATTCATGAAGGAGATCCCGTTCCGCAACGTCTATTTCACAAGCATCATCCGCGACGAGCAGGGGCGCAAGCTCTCGAAGTCGCTCGGCAATTCGCCCGACCCGCTCGACGTGATCGCCGAGTACGGCGCCGACGCGCTGCGCTTCACGATCACCTACATCGCTCCGGTCGGCATGGACATCCGTTACAGCAATGAGAAGTGCGAGATCGGCAAGACCTTCGCGAACAAGCTCTGGAACGCCTGCCGTTTCCGGCAGATGCAGGGGGACACCTCCGCGCACTTCCGGGCGCTGCCGCCCGAAATCGCCGCGGAGCTTTCCGGCGACGAGCGCTGGATGCTTGCAAAGCTTGACGCGGCGATCGATTCGATCAACACGGCGATTGCGGAGTTCCGTTTCCACTCCGCCGCGCACGAGGTGTACGATCTGGTCTGGTCCTGCTTCTGCGACTGGTTCATCGAGGCGGAGAAGGTTCCGATGCGCGCCGGCGGCGGGGAGAAGGAGCGGGCGCTGGCCGTGCTCGATTATGCACTTTACCGCATCCTGCGGCTGCTGCACCCGTTCATGCCGTTCATCACCGAGGAGCTGGCCCACCAGATGGGCTTCCTGTCGGATGGAGAAACGATCATGTTCGAGCCGTTCCCGGAGGACGACGGCTTCCGCAATGCCGATGCTTCCGAACTGGCCCGCATCGACGGCAAGTTCGAGCTCGTGCGCGCCGGGCGTTTCCTGAAGGCGTCGTACAATCTGCCGGACGGGAAGAAGGTGAAGTTCTTCGTGAAGGCGGTCGATGCGGAAGCCCTTGCGTTTCTCGAGGCGGAGAAGGCGTCGGCGCTGAGCCTGCTGAATGCCGAGGCGATCGAGTTCACGCTGGCCGATTACGATCCCGCCGCGCACGGCGCCGCGCCGTCGCAGGTGTGCAGCCTCGGAACCGTCTATCTGCCGCTGGCCGACCTGATCGATATCGCGGCGGAGAAGGCGAAGCTTGAGAAGCAGAAGAAGGAGCTCGCCGGCTGGATCGCCGGAACGAAGGCGCGCCTCGGCAACGAGAAATTCCTGGCGAAAGCGCCCGCGAACGTCGTCGCCGAAGCGAAGGCGCAGCTCGCGTCGATGGAGGAGAAACTCGCCCGCACGGACGAGCTGCTCGAGTCGCTGAAATAACGGCGGAACGGAAAACGGCGCCGGAGGCGGGAAAAATCGAAAAAAATCAGCCCGCCGGCTGGAAATCTCCGTTTTCCGTGCTATTTTAATCAGGTCTGCAGGTCCGGTCCGGGTGAAAACCCGATCATCTGAAGCCCGGGACGGGGGCTGGGAGACACTACGGCAGGCGCCGTTGGAGGATGTGCGAAGTTCTCCGGCAGGCGCGGCAGCGTTGGAAAACCGAAATAAATTGGACGAATCGTAGTTATGAAAACTTATCTGGCAAAAACCGGCGAAATCGAGCGGGAATACATTCTGTTCGACGCGTCGGAGGCTCCGGTCGGCCGTCTCGCCGTCCGCATCGCGAATGCGCTGCGCGGCAAGGACAAACCGACGTATACCCCTCACATCGATACGGGTGCGTTTGTGATCGTCATCAACGCCGGGAAGTCGGTCTTCACCGGCCGCAAGGGCGAAGAGAAGGTTTACGTGGATTATACCGGCTACCGCAGCGGCTACAAGGAACGTACCGCGAAGGAGCTGCGCGGGCACAATCCCGAGCGTTTCATCAAGGACGCGGTCTGGGGAATGATGCCGCACGGTCGTCTGGGGCGCGCCCAGTTCAGCAAGCTGAAGGTCTACGCCGGTGCGGAGCATCCGCACACCGCGCAGCAGCCGAAGAAAATCACCGTGAAGTAATGGAGCAGCGCTATGGCTATTAAGAGTGAAGAAATTCTGGCTACCGGTCGTCGCAAATGCGCGGTCGCGCGCGTTCGGCTCCAGCCGGGCACCGGTAAGATCGAAATCAACGGCAAGGCGATGGCGGAGTATTTCCCGAGCGAAGCGCTTTGCGGCTATGTCAATCAGGTCCTGAAGGTCACCGAGACTGAGGGCAAGGTCGATATCCGCGCCAATCTCGACGGCGGCGGCATGACCGGCCAGGCCGGCGCCCTGCGTCATGGTGTTGCACGCGCGCTCGTCAAGATGAACGAGGATGTCAAGGCGGTGCTGAAAGCCGCCGGCATGCTGACCCGCGACGCCCGCGTCAAGGAACGCAAGAAGCCCGGTCAGCCGGGTGCCCGTCGCCGGTTCCAGTTCTCGAAGCGCTAAACGTTTCCCGAACGAATCGAAGCGATTCGAAAAGCCGTACAGCCGCGCAGGTTGTACGGTTTTTTCGTTATATCCCTTCAGGTCAATCGTTCTCAGGAACGGTCCCAGGTGGCGGCAGGGGGCAAGTTTGTGTTTTGGGGGACGGTGCGAGAGAACGTTCTCCTGAAAAACAGGAAGCATGAGGTTCAGCGAAAGGGCCGTTGACGTGCGAGGAGGCCGGTCAGGCGGTGAAGCCGGTCAGGAGGCCGCTTTGCGGCAGGGGGGCCTGCGCCGCCAGCGCGGGGGCTTCCGGCCGGGGACCGGTATTGGTGCAGCAGCTTCCGGCAGATTGCGCTCTCATCTTCGCGGACAGGC contains these protein-coding regions:
- a CDS encoding valine--tRNA ligase; this encodes MSTREPLPRAYEPAAVEARWYPHWEEAGYFHGRPDPAKKPYSIVIPPPNVTGILTLGHVLNNTLQDILIRYHRMKGEEVCWFPGTDHAGIATEARVEKYLREKENTGRDKLGREEFINRVWKWKDEFGGKIIRQLRTLGCSCDWERERFTMDEGLSAAVRKVFVELYNKGYIYRGQRMINWCPVAKSALSDEEVIYKDVAGKFYYFRYPISDGSGYLVVATTRPETMFGDTAVAVNPADERYKHLIGKTVKLPLTDREIPIIGDVHADPAKGTGCVKITPAHDPNDFEVGKRHNLEVINVMNPDATLNARAGAKFEGLDRFAARELAVRMMEEQGLVEKVEDIRHAVGYSERGDVPIETLVSYQWFCNMKELAKPAIEAVQSGRIKFHPERWSKTYFHWMENIQDWCISRQIWWGHRIPAWYNDATGEVYVGEEAPAAPGEWRQEEDVLDTWFSSWLWPFSIMGWPEKTEELKYFYPTGDLVTGPDIIFFWVARMIMAGCEFMKEIPFRNVYFTSIIRDEQGRKLSKSLGNSPDPLDVIAEYGADALRFTITYIAPVGMDIRYSNEKCEIGKTFANKLWNACRFRQMQGDTSAHFRALPPEIAAELSGDERWMLAKLDAAIDSINTAIAEFRFHSAAHEVYDLVWSCFCDWFIEAEKVPMRAGGGEKERALAVLDYALYRILRLLHPFMPFITEELAHQMGFLSDGETIMFEPFPEDDGFRNADASELARIDGKFELVRAGRFLKASYNLPDGKKVKFFVKAVDAEALAFLEAEKASALSLLNAEAIEFTLADYDPAAHGAAPSQVCSLGTVYLPLADLIDIAAEKAKLEKQKKELAGWIAGTKARLGNEKFLAKAPANVVAEAKAQLASMEEKLARTDELLESLK
- the rplM gene encoding 50S ribosomal protein L13: MKTYLAKTGEIEREYILFDASEAPVGRLAVRIANALRGKDKPTYTPHIDTGAFVIVINAGKSVFTGRKGEEKVYVDYTGYRSGYKERTAKELRGHNPERFIKDAVWGMMPHGRLGRAQFSKLKVYAGAEHPHTAQQPKKITVK
- the rpsI gene encoding 30S ribosomal protein S9, whose protein sequence is MAIKSEEILATGRRKCAVARVRLQPGTGKIEINGKAMAEYFPSEALCGYVNQVLKVTETEGKVDIRANLDGGGMTGQAGALRHGVARALVKMNEDVKAVLKAAGMLTRDARVKERKKPGQPGARRRFQFSKR